Proteins co-encoded in one Nitratireductor kimnyeongensis genomic window:
- a CDS encoding YHYH protein has product MLSALGGLMFATGANAHADAHSVADSALVTPGEIVDCTLENGDTAECARYVVKYLPENLEIGPFCPATTDDKGGIWHWDGDKAGLYRIDGDFLRMLDAQGYTFFNEDGEVYSFDIRTEGPTEANECIQGSVDTDVEMTVLIPTNPVMADEPTSLGTVAKVGIGMDGVPIFADAPSVLDTGHMPALDTCGGHVDPGGWYHWHATSTDMNAIYENENVDAECVNVEQDQTAQFGYAFDGFGMYGPLNFDGSVPDDLDECGGHIGLVEDGGEPVYHYHSGTSFPNLPSCLVGVVAQDNFSTNAAGGIGSVNGPGGGGGPGGPGGAPDFGTIAETLGVDADLLRKAMENAGGRNADLAAVAKELGVSLEALQAALPGPRR; this is encoded by the coding sequence ATGCTGAGTGCACTCGGCGGTTTGATGTTTGCCACCGGTGCCAATGCACACGCCGACGCGCATTCCGTTGCGGATTCCGCACTGGTCACACCTGGTGAGATCGTGGACTGTACGCTCGAGAATGGAGACACTGCAGAATGTGCGCGCTATGTCGTGAAGTATCTTCCCGAGAACCTTGAGATTGGTCCGTTCTGTCCTGCGACCACGGATGACAAGGGCGGCATCTGGCACTGGGACGGAGACAAGGCCGGGCTATACCGGATTGACGGTGACTTCCTGCGGATGCTGGACGCCCAAGGCTACACGTTCTTCAACGAGGATGGCGAGGTCTATTCCTTCGACATTCGCACCGAAGGACCGACCGAAGCGAATGAGTGCATCCAGGGTTCGGTGGATACTGATGTGGAGATGACGGTTCTCATTCCCACAAACCCGGTGATGGCGGATGAACCAACGAGCCTTGGCACTGTCGCGAAGGTCGGCATCGGAATGGATGGCGTCCCGATCTTTGCCGACGCGCCATCAGTGCTGGACACCGGGCATATGCCCGCGCTTGACACCTGTGGCGGCCATGTTGACCCCGGTGGCTGGTATCACTGGCATGCGACCTCCACCGACATGAATGCCATCTACGAGAACGAAAACGTCGATGCGGAATGCGTGAACGTCGAGCAGGATCAAACGGCGCAGTTTGGTTATGCTTTCGATGGGTTCGGGATGTATGGTCCGCTCAATTTCGATGGTTCGGTCCCTGACGATCTGGATGAATGCGGTGGCCATATCGGCCTTGTCGAAGACGGTGGAGAGCCCGTCTATCATTATCATTCAGGCACCTCATTCCCCAATCTGCCCTCCTGTCTGGTTGGCGTCGTTGCCCAGGACAATTTCTCGACCAACGCGGCCGGCGGCATCGGTTCCGTCAATGGCCCTGGGGGTGGCGGTGGTCCCGGTGGCCCCGGTGGAGCGCCCGATTTCGGCACGATTGCCGAGACCCTGGGCGTCGATGCCGACCTGCTGAGAAAGGCCATGGAAAATGCCGGCGGACGGAACGCGGATCTGGCTGCGGTTGCTAAGGAACTCGGCGTTTCCCTCGAGGCCCTGCAAGCAGCCCTGCCAGGGCCCAGACGCTAG
- a CDS encoding sensor histidine kinase: protein MLDLKTLLLLEVCTTALQAFAWLLVWRSWRYLYELKLIAAGFSAIALGLLLLTLRGPDPHALHIFVDNMTIKLGLVLLADGMARFLGHPGCLRVGLIILAAHMALWSLAMALAPLDLSLRIHASTVFTLAMMGLMIRILYVDRGQPSFLRWITIALLVEYIGASLLQSALIFLQPTLFAEAPILSDVNSWYFFQGHLFVVGLFICLLFMVGVRLSLDLRDRNAALAQEVTERRRLEGELSASLDQEKTAREEQRQFMHMVSHEFRTPLAAIRYATEMLGIMIQNPSDAVEKRLIGIDASVSRMTQLIDRFLSTEKQAVSGLKIEKLDLRRLTMEVQQYFDHVDLGQRLKVRPLDEAPDYWGDVEMLQTVIVNLVDNALKYSPRDQPVEVTFSRRNNLLVVKVADRGIGVPEAERSHVGRRFFRASNTRRTAGNGLGLYTCRKLIGYHRGTLDLRPRNGGGTVATIRLPMPGLATASLSNEITVEETERA, encoded by the coding sequence ATGCTGGATCTGAAGACGTTATTGCTGCTCGAAGTCTGCACGACGGCCTTGCAGGCCTTTGCATGGCTTCTGGTATGGCGGTCCTGGCGTTATCTTTACGAACTGAAGCTTATCGCCGCCGGTTTCAGCGCCATTGCGCTGGGCTTGTTGCTCCTGACGCTGCGTGGACCCGATCCCCATGCGCTTCATATCTTCGTCGACAACATGACAATCAAGCTCGGATTGGTTTTGCTGGCGGACGGTATGGCGAGGTTTCTCGGCCATCCTGGTTGTCTCAGGGTCGGACTGATCATTCTTGCGGCACATATGGCGCTCTGGAGCCTTGCCATGGCGCTGGCACCGCTGGACCTTTCTCTGCGTATTCATGCCTCCACGGTTTTCACCCTTGCCATGATGGGGCTGATGATCCGGATCCTGTATGTTGATCGCGGGCAGCCGTCATTCCTGCGGTGGATTACGATCGCACTTCTGGTGGAATACATTGGCGCCAGCCTGCTCCAGAGCGCGCTCATATTCCTGCAGCCAACCCTGTTTGCAGAAGCGCCGATCCTGAGTGATGTGAACAGCTGGTACTTCTTTCAAGGGCACCTGTTTGTTGTGGGGCTCTTCATCTGTTTGCTTTTCATGGTCGGTGTGCGGTTATCCCTCGATCTGCGAGACAGGAACGCGGCACTCGCGCAGGAAGTGACTGAACGGCGACGTCTGGAAGGCGAACTCTCTGCCAGCCTCGATCAGGAAAAGACCGCCCGCGAAGAACAGCGCCAGTTCATGCATATGGTGAGCCATGAATTCCGCACGCCTCTGGCTGCCATACGCTACGCCACCGAGATGCTCGGCATCATGATCCAGAATCCCTCCGACGCGGTGGAAAAGCGTCTGATCGGCATCGATGCTTCCGTCTCCCGCATGACCCAGCTCATTGACCGCTTTCTCTCAACCGAGAAGCAGGCGGTAAGCGGACTGAAGATCGAAAAACTGGACCTGCGGCGGCTGACAATGGAGGTTCAGCAATATTTTGATCACGTGGATCTTGGCCAAAGGCTGAAAGTACGGCCGCTCGACGAAGCCCCTGATTATTGGGGAGATGTGGAGATGCTTCAGACCGTCATTGTCAATCTGGTCGACAACGCGTTGAAATATTCGCCGCGCGATCAGCCGGTTGAAGTGACGTTTTCAAGACGGAACAATCTTCTGGTCGTGAAGGTCGCCGACCGTGGGATCGGCGTGCCGGAGGCAGAACGCAGCCATGTGGGGCGTCGCTTCTTTCGGGCTTCGAACACGCGAAGAACCGCCGGCAACGGTCTGGGGCTTTATACCTGCAGGAAACTCATCGGATATCACAGAGGAACGCTGGATCTGCGGCCACGCAACGGGGGAGGAACCGTTGCGACCATACGCCTGCCGATGCCGGGGCTTGCGACAGCATCGCTGTCGAATGAAATCACCGTGGAGGAGACAGAAAGGGCATGA
- a CDS encoding MarR family winged helix-turn-helix transcriptional regulator, translating into MRELLRPFGLHAGQARVIHALGRVEEASQRQLAIEFSVTAASMSQMTKRLIDNGFIQFRKNPQDKRAAILSLTVEGKSLRDKIVAVWWEVDQIIVDAIGAESAEQLFARSGKLRDILGGKAPMAD; encoded by the coding sequence TTGCGCGAGTTGCTCAGACCCTTCGGCCTCCATGCGGGTCAGGCACGCGTCATTCATGCGTTGGGTCGCGTCGAAGAAGCCTCCCAGCGTCAACTGGCGATCGAGTTCAGCGTGACCGCGGCCAGCATGAGCCAAATGACCAAGCGCCTGATCGACAACGGTTTCATTCAGTTCCGCAAAAATCCGCAGGACAAGCGCGCCGCCATCTTGTCATTGACTGTCGAGGGAAAGAGCCTTCGTGATAAAATCGTCGCCGTCTGGTGGGAGGTCGATCAGATCATTGTCGATGCCATTGGCGCGGAGAGCGCTGAGCAACTATTCGCGCGAAGCGGCAAGCTGCGAGATATTCTGGGTGGCAAGGCCCCTATGGCGGATTGA
- a CDS encoding PKD domain-containing protein has translation MSRDPLFKGAFRKIFGTCSDTLPSVVRGFAAAALAGAALMSGIQHANANWTNPSVSLSFNGQDGRCIAGPYANATTTEIVVDWTAYNTDAIPGRYLQLIVWDEGSANTRSTVPAYGNAPVGQMPTQRDIVEILDQFLITGTSNVYLGLRDNWDDGSVWSDARSPVNAADRVGPASGTRGYTFIDMASDPDCVAKPEIEITGNAQPITDGAASTSPTNWTHFGSTISASSYPISRVFGIRNVGTGTLTISSASLSGANASQFTITSPPPSSIAPGGSGTFTVRFSPVGAPGSRSATVTLRNNDADEDPFTFAISGTATNTAPTANAGSNQTVNSGAAVTMNGSASSTNDSGQTLSYSWSRVSGPAVSLSGASTATPSFTAPTLSPGASNATLVFQLTVNDGSQTATDTVTITVTPPPNTPPTANAGSDQTVTSGAAVSLNGSASSSNDAGQSLTYSWSQTSGPAVTLAGASTATPSFTSPTLAPGASNAILTFQLTVNDSMEAASDAVTITVTPPPNTPPTANAGSDATVTSSDPVSLDGSASSSNDGGQPLTYAWSQTSGPAVTLTNATTATPSFTAPALTPGAPDTLLVFELTVNDGVEGATDSVTITVQAPPNTPPTADAGTDQTVGSSASVSLDGTGSSANDSGQTLTYSWTQTGGASVSLSGGSTAAPSFIAPTLAIGDANEVLTFDLTVNDGVTGATDSVTVTVTAPGNTTPTADAGPDQTVASAASVTLDGTGSSDPDGGQTLTYAWTQTSGPAVTLTGASTASPSFTAPTLAIGDADAVLVFQLTVDDSIANASDSVSVTVRAPGNTPATADAGANQTVGSGTPVALDGSGSSTNDSGQTLTYAWTQTSGPAVTLSGAGTVAPTFTAPTLAIGDANAVLVFELSVDDGFSSDTDSVTITVTSPPNTPATADAGSDQTVASGASVSLDGSASSANDGGQALTYSWTQTSGQSVTLAGPTTASPSFVAPSLAIGAADEVLVFELSVNDGFSAAVDSVSVTVSAPGNTPPTANAGSDATVAAGASVSLDGAASSANDVGQSLTYSWVQTSGPAVALTNATNVSPSFTAPALAIGDADEVLVFELEVNDGFATATDSVNITVSAPGNTPPTADAGADQGVDSGTSVTLDGSGSSSNDAGQPLSYAWTQTGGPAVTLAGAGSPSPTFNAPTVATGDPDVILTFDLEVNDGFASATDQVEITVSALGDITRPTVSVSGPGTEVVMGETVVVEIIFSEPVFGFSGADISVLNGHVRSLTGAATVYHATIVASGQGDLTVSVPSGVASDAAGNTNLASGTIVVSDASVRETQQQMARFMQARATQLISGQPDLIALYRGNGSASLNAQATSEDGNLTFATRPTDPIWAELSASWSKDTGTTNRYVHLSTGTHFELSQYLAAGAMVQVDHLAHENADASISGTGWLAGPYLVGRLPGHPLYFSAQALLGQSRNSHAPFGTYTDTVRTQRGLFRVTVAGDVSLGLITLTPSLDAVHLFDRQRSYTDSLGNEIPEQSITMNSLELSLDASIPINVPVGALTLRGGVPLTFSSTSGTGEAASVASATDGARLGFRVGLDYWFENGGKLALDFDYDGLGSGDYEKYGAGLKYRIEF, from the coding sequence TTGTCGAGAGATCCGCTGTTCAAAGGGGCGTTCAGGAAGATTTTCGGAACGTGCAGCGACACGCTCCCCAGCGTGGTTCGCGGGTTTGCGGCCGCCGCTCTGGCAGGCGCGGCACTCATGTCCGGCATCCAACATGCCAACGCCAATTGGACGAACCCGTCGGTGTCGCTCTCTTTCAACGGGCAGGATGGAAGATGTATCGCCGGGCCCTACGCCAATGCCACGACCACAGAAATTGTCGTCGACTGGACGGCCTACAATACCGATGCCATACCAGGCAGATACCTCCAGCTTATTGTCTGGGATGAGGGCAGTGCTAATACCCGCTCCACCGTTCCAGCCTATGGGAATGCGCCTGTGGGACAGATGCCCACGCAGCGCGACATCGTCGAGATCCTTGATCAATTTCTCATTACAGGAACCAGCAATGTCTATCTGGGACTGCGGGATAACTGGGATGACGGATCTGTCTGGTCTGACGCACGCAGCCCAGTCAATGCAGCTGATCGGGTCGGTCCAGCCAGCGGAACCCGCGGCTATACCTTCATCGACATGGCGAGCGATCCTGATTGCGTAGCCAAGCCCGAGATCGAGATCACCGGCAATGCACAACCGATTACGGATGGCGCAGCGTCCACATCCCCGACAAACTGGACCCATTTTGGGTCGACCATTTCCGCAAGCTCTTATCCGATCAGCCGGGTTTTCGGTATCCGGAATGTCGGCACGGGCACCTTGACCATATCCAGCGCCAGCCTCTCCGGGGCGAATGCTTCGCAATTCACCATCACATCCCCTCCTCCGTCGTCTATCGCGCCTGGCGGCTCGGGCACCTTCACCGTTCGCTTCTCTCCGGTCGGAGCGCCGGGTTCGAGAAGCGCTACGGTGACGCTCCGAAACAATGATGCGGATGAAGACCCTTTCACATTCGCCATATCGGGCACCGCGACCAACACAGCGCCGACCGCCAATGCGGGCTCCAACCAGACGGTGAACTCCGGTGCGGCAGTCACGATGAATGGCTCAGCGTCATCTACCAATGATAGCGGACAGACATTGTCCTATTCATGGAGCAGGGTCAGCGGTCCTGCTGTGAGCCTGTCAGGGGCATCAACCGCCACTCCGTCTTTCACCGCTCCGACGCTCTCTCCGGGAGCGTCGAATGCGACGCTGGTGTTCCAGCTTACCGTCAATGATGGGTCGCAAACGGCCACCGATACGGTGACCATTACCGTTACACCGCCTCCCAACACCCCGCCCACCGCGAATGCAGGATCGGACCAGACGGTCACCTCCGGTGCTGCGGTTTCGCTCAACGGGTCCGCCTCATCCTCAAATGATGCTGGTCAGTCTCTGACCTACTCCTGGTCCCAGACCAGTGGACCTGCAGTGACCCTTGCGGGTGCATCAACCGCCACTCCCTCCTTCACCTCTCCAACACTTGCACCCGGCGCATCCAATGCGATCTTGACCTTCCAGTTGACCGTCAACGACAGTATGGAAGCCGCATCGGATGCTGTGACCATTACAGTCACGCCGCCTCCCAACACCCCGCCCACCGCAAATGCAGGATCCGACGCGACGGTCACCTCAAGTGATCCGGTTTCGCTCGATGGTTCGGCATCCTCCTCCAATGATGGCGGACAGCCACTGACTTACGCTTGGAGCCAGACCAGCGGACCGGCAGTCACGTTGACGAACGCGACAACCGCTACCCCGTCCTTCACCGCACCGGCACTCACACCCGGAGCGCCGGACACCCTTCTTGTCTTCGAACTCACAGTGAATGACGGCGTGGAAGGGGCGACAGATTCCGTTACCATCACCGTCCAAGCTCCGCCAAACACGCCGCCGACGGCGGACGCCGGCACGGATCAGACCGTTGGCTCCAGTGCGTCCGTCTCGCTGGATGGGACGGGCTCATCAGCCAACGATAGCGGACAGACGCTGACCTACTCCTGGACGCAGACCGGCGGCGCTTCGGTGTCATTGAGCGGAGGCTCGACAGCCGCGCCTTCCTTCATCGCCCCGACGCTCGCTATCGGCGATGCGAATGAAGTTCTGACTTTCGACCTCACCGTGAATGACGGCGTGACAGGAGCAACGGATTCAGTGACCGTCACGGTCACGGCTCCCGGCAACACAACGCCAACGGCAGATGCCGGCCCGGATCAGACCGTTGCCTCTGCCGCATCCGTGACGCTGGACGGAACGGGTTCCTCCGATCCTGACGGCGGGCAAACCCTCACCTACGCCTGGACCCAGACCAGCGGTCCGGCTGTAACCTTGACAGGCGCATCGACTGCCTCCCCGTCCTTCACTGCCCCCACGCTGGCGATTGGCGATGCCGACGCGGTTCTCGTCTTTCAGCTTACCGTCGATGACAGCATCGCGAATGCGTCGGATTCAGTGTCCGTGACGGTTCGTGCCCCCGGCAATACGCCTGCGACGGCAGATGCAGGGGCGAACCAGACGGTTGGCTCCGGCACTCCGGTTGCACTCGACGGCTCGGGCTCCTCAACCAATGACAGCGGGCAGACGCTGACCTACGCCTGGACCCAGACCAGCGGCCCTGCCGTGACCCTTTCAGGGGCTGGCACAGTCGCGCCGACATTTACGGCTCCGACGCTGGCAATCGGTGATGCCAACGCGGTGCTTGTTTTCGAGCTATCGGTCGACGACGGTTTTTCATCGGACACGGATTCCGTGACCATCACCGTGACCTCACCGCCCAACACGCCCGCCACGGCCGATGCCGGTAGCGACCAGACAGTTGCTTCTGGCGCATCTGTATCACTGGACGGGTCGGCTTCCTCCGCCAATGATGGCGGGCAGGCACTCACCTATTCCTGGACCCAGACCAGCGGTCAATCGGTGACGTTGGCCGGGCCAACGACTGCTTCACCGTCCTTTGTCGCTCCGTCCCTGGCCATCGGCGCTGCCGACGAAGTTCTGGTCTTCGAGCTCTCGGTGAATGACGGCTTTTCGGCAGCGGTCGATTCTGTTTCCGTCACGGTTTCGGCGCCAGGCAACACGCCGCCAACAGCGAATGCCGGTTCTGATGCGACGGTTGCTGCGGGGGCCTCCGTCTCGCTGGATGGCGCTGCCTCGTCTGCGAATGACGTGGGGCAGTCACTGACCTACAGCTGGGTTCAGACCAGCGGCCCGGCGGTCGCGCTGACAAACGCGACAAATGTTTCGCCATCCTTCACGGCTCCGGCTCTCGCCATCGGCGATGCAGATGAGGTCTTGGTCTTCGAGCTTGAAGTTAACGATGGCTTCGCAACCGCGACAGACAGTGTAAACATCACCGTTTCGGCTCCGGGCAATACGCCTCCGACGGCTGATGCCGGCGCTGACCAGGGGGTGGATTCGGGAACATCCGTCACACTGGACGGATCGGGCTCCTCCTCCAATGATGCGGGACAGCCTCTCAGCTATGCATGGACACAGACGGGCGGACCAGCGGTGACGCTTGCGGGTGCCGGCAGCCCCTCTCCCACATTCAACGCACCGACTGTCGCAACCGGCGACCCCGATGTGATTTTGACCTTCGACCTGGAGGTGAATGACGGCTTTGCTTCGGCAACGGACCAGGTCGAGATTACCGTTTCCGCCCTTGGCGATATCACACGCCCCACCGTTTCTGTGAGCGGACCCGGCACAGAAGTCGTGATGGGTGAAACTGTGGTCGTGGAAATCATTTTCTCCGAGCCGGTTTTCGGTTTTTCCGGAGCCGATATTTCGGTGTTGAACGGGCATGTCCGTTCGCTGACCGGGGCAGCCACTGTTTATCACGCAACCATCGTCGCTTCGGGGCAAGGAGATCTGACCGTGTCAGTGCCCTCGGGTGTTGCAAGCGATGCGGCAGGAAACACAAACCTGGCATCCGGAACGATCGTGGTTTCTGACGCCAGCGTGCGGGAAACGCAGCAGCAGATGGCGCGTTTCATGCAAGCGCGCGCCACACAATTGATCAGCGGACAGCCGGACCTCATCGCGCTTTATCGCGGGAACGGCAGCGCTTCTCTCAATGCCCAGGCCACATCCGAAGACGGCAACCTGACCTTCGCCACACGACCAACAGATCCGATATGGGCGGAACTGTCGGCGTCATGGTCCAAGGATACAGGCACCACGAACCGCTATGTTCATTTGAGCACGGGCACCCATTTCGAACTGTCGCAATATCTTGCGGCAGGCGCCATGGTTCAGGTTGATCATCTGGCTCATGAGAACGCGGATGCTTCCATTTCCGGCACCGGCTGGCTGGCCGGCCCCTATCTGGTTGGCCGCTTGCCGGGACATCCGCTCTATTTCAGTGCTCAGGCGCTGCTCGGCCAAAGCCGGAACAGTCACGCGCCCTTCGGCACCTATACGGATACCGTCAGAACGCAGCGTGGTCTTTTCCGCGTTACGGTCGCAGGCGATGTCTCGCTCGGTTTGATCACCTTGACCCCCAGCCTTGATGCGGTTCATCTTTTTGATCGGCAGCGCTCCTATACGGACAGCCTGGGCAACGAGATCCCTGAGCAGTCCATCACCATGAACTCGCTCGAATTGAGCCTCGACGCCTCGATACCCATCAACGTCCCCGTCGGCGCGCTGACATTGCGCGGGGGTGTACCCCTTACATTCTCAAGCACATCGGGCACGGGAGAAGCAGCGTCGGTGGCCTCTGCAACGGACGGCGCACGGCTGGGTTTCAGGGTCGGGCTTGATTATTGGTTCGAGAATGGCGGGAAGCTTGCACTCGACTTCGACTATGACGGGCTCGGCTCGGGAGATTACGAGAAGTATGGCGCTGGTTTGAAGTACCGGATCGAATTTTGA
- a CDS encoding response regulator transcription factor: protein MNRILVVEDDDSLRGDLVDYLCLQGFDARGIGTAGEVSDALKQGQLPDVILLDVALPDGDGYCLARDIRARLNCGIIMLTAHGDTESRVRGFESGADIYLVKHTALREIAAAVHSLLRRLPQEAALKDAAKEWVLDAVSWILQSPEGQEIKLTATEKTFVEALIGNAGKPCSREDLARTLSRRQTNFENRHLDAVASRLRRKISSHTNTEAPIKSVYGIGYSFSASGTIGNTKPD, encoded by the coding sequence ATGAACCGAATACTTGTGGTGGAGGATGACGATTCACTGCGTGGTGATCTGGTGGATTATTTATGCCTGCAGGGTTTTGACGCCAGAGGCATCGGCACTGCGGGTGAAGTTTCGGACGCATTGAAGCAGGGACAGTTGCCTGATGTGATCCTTCTCGACGTAGCGCTTCCCGATGGTGACGGCTATTGCCTTGCAAGGGACATCCGCGCAAGGCTCAATTGCGGAATCATCATGCTGACGGCGCATGGGGACACCGAAAGTCGTGTGCGCGGGTTTGAAAGTGGTGCGGATATCTATCTGGTCAAGCATACCGCGTTGCGGGAGATCGCGGCGGCGGTCCACAGCCTGTTGCGGCGGTTGCCGCAGGAAGCTGCTCTCAAGGACGCAGCGAAAGAATGGGTTCTCGATGCGGTGAGCTGGATTTTACAGTCCCCGGAAGGACAGGAAATCAAGTTGACCGCGACCGAAAAGACATTTGTCGAAGCCTTGATCGGGAATGCCGGAAAGCCCTGTTCCAGGGAGGACCTGGCCAGAACCTTGTCGCGGCGGCAAACCAATTTCGAAAATCGGCATCTCGATGCTGTTGCCAGCCGATTACGAAGGAAGATATCCAGCCATACCAACACGGAAGCGCCGATCAAGTCCGTGTACGGGATCGGGTATTCCTTCAGTGCCTCCGGTACGATCGGAAACACGAAGCCTGATTGA
- a CDS encoding LysR family transcriptional regulator: MRPDLLGDLAIFAAIASDQSFTRAAKRLGVTQSALSQTMKRLEGQLGFRLLSRTTRSVAPTAAGERLLATLSPALTGLTDEIEALSQARGAAVGTVRITTGKHAADTVLWPMLPSFMRRHPGIEVEVCVEDRMTDVVAGRYDAGIRLGERLEKDMIALAVGSPLRVAVVAAPSYLSDHQTPMEPADLTAHRCIAYRDAQGDLSPWSFDRDGRAVTVTPARGPVFNDADMLVAAAVEGFGILYILEDLVAAQIADGRLTRLLEPWCEPFPGYHLYYPDRKGTAAFELFKGALRASKTA, from the coding sequence ATGCGCCCAGATCTGCTTGGCGACCTCGCCATATTCGCTGCGATCGCTTCCGACCAAAGCTTCACACGTGCCGCGAAACGGCTCGGGGTCACGCAATCAGCGTTGAGCCAGACCATGAAGCGGCTCGAAGGTCAGCTCGGTTTTCGCCTGCTCTCCCGCACGACCCGCAGCGTTGCCCCGACCGCTGCCGGCGAACGCCTTCTCGCCACCCTGTCTCCGGCATTGACCGGGTTGACCGACGAGATCGAGGCATTGTCACAGGCACGCGGCGCCGCGGTCGGTACGGTTAGGATTACGACTGGCAAGCATGCAGCTGATACGGTGCTGTGGCCGATGCTCCCGTCTTTCATGCGCCGCCACCCCGGTATCGAGGTCGAGGTGTGCGTAGAGGACCGCATGACTGACGTTGTAGCGGGCCGCTATGATGCGGGAATCCGGCTCGGAGAGCGATTAGAAAAGGACATGATCGCGCTGGCGGTGGGATCTCCGCTTCGCGTCGCAGTCGTGGCCGCTCCCAGCTATCTGAGCGACCATCAGACACCTATGGAGCCAGCCGATCTCACGGCGCACCGTTGTATTGCTTATCGTGACGCGCAAGGTGATCTGTCTCCTTGGTCGTTCGACCGCGACGGCCGTGCGGTGACGGTCACGCCAGCCCGTGGGCCCGTCTTCAATGACGCCGACATGTTGGTGGCCGCCGCCGTTGAAGGCTTCGGCATCCTTTATATCTTAGAAGATTTGGTGGCGGCGCAGATCGCCGATGGTCGTCTTACTCGCCTGCTGGAGCCATGGTGCGAGCCGTTCCCCGGCTATCACCTCTACTACCCTGATCGGAAGGGGACAGCGGCCTTCGAGCTGTTCAAGGGTGCGCTGCGAGCAAGCAAGACTGCATGA
- a CDS encoding SDR family NAD(P)-dependent oxidoreductase: MSKVWLVTGASRGLGREIARAALNEGATVVATARTANAVRDAFADEHERLHAVTLDITDAEAAGSVTAEAIERFGTIDVLVSNAGYAELGFFETFTDEAVRRQFEVNLFGTMNVARAVAPHMRQRRSGLIVTISSVSGLVSNGGGAVYSASKFAVEGWMEGFAQELAPLGVRSLLVEPGMLRTDFMDQKSAHFGSIEIPDYAEAITQYHAFVEAANGNQPGDPKLLAAWIVALAAQDEVPSRFVFGDDARQWAGAKVDQLRQEIAQSADWADQAPICCNLDDWRMEKQEFYRSSKDRFEGVSGDI; the protein is encoded by the coding sequence ATGAGCAAGGTTTGGTTGGTGACGGGCGCAAGCCGCGGACTTGGACGTGAAATCGCGCGCGCAGCACTCAATGAGGGCGCAACGGTCGTGGCAACGGCGCGAACCGCCAATGCGGTGCGTGATGCCTTTGCGGACGAACATGAGCGCCTGCACGCGGTCACGCTTGATATAACCGACGCTGAGGCTGCAGGATCGGTCACTGCAGAGGCCATCGAGCGGTTCGGAACAATAGACGTTCTGGTTAGCAATGCGGGCTACGCCGAGCTTGGTTTCTTCGAGACTTTTACCGATGAAGCGGTGCGGCGTCAGTTCGAGGTTAACCTGTTCGGCACGATGAACGTGGCGCGCGCAGTCGCCCCACACATGCGCCAGCGTCGCTCGGGCCTAATCGTCACCATCTCGTCCGTCAGCGGGTTGGTCTCCAACGGCGGAGGAGCGGTCTACTCGGCCTCGAAGTTTGCGGTCGAGGGATGGATGGAGGGCTTTGCGCAAGAACTGGCACCGCTAGGCGTTCGTTCGCTCCTCGTCGAGCCGGGAATGCTGCGTACCGACTTCATGGACCAGAAGTCGGCGCACTTTGGCAGCATTGAAATTCCAGACTATGCCGAAGCGATCACGCAGTACCATGCGTTCGTGGAAGCAGCCAACGGCAACCAGCCGGGCGACCCGAAGCTGCTGGCCGCATGGATCGTCGCGCTGGCCGCGCAGGATGAGGTGCCATCGCGGTTCGTGTTCGGCGATGACGCCCGGCAGTGGGCGGGAGCGAAAGTCGATCAATTGCGGCAGGAGATTGCCCAGTCCGCCGATTGGGCTGATCAGGCACCAATTTGCTGCAATTTGGATGACTGGCGGATGGAGAAGCAGGAATTTTACCGCAGTTCGAAAGACCGCTTCGAGGGAGTATCTGGCGACATCTGA